A portion of the Candidatus Poribacteria bacterium genome contains these proteins:
- a CDS encoding GNAT family N-acetyltransferase codes for MKIVKAELTDAEVLAELNQHLIEDERHPNPMNTAQLIERMKEWLTTDYICYVAKQNGHIVGYCLYRDDGGYYYMRQLYVDRAHRRKGIATQLLDWLYENVWTDKKVRLDVLAHNKDAVAFYQRYGFRIGVFRMEK; via the coding sequence ATGAAAATCGTCAAAGCTGAACTCACGGATGCTGAAGTGCTTGCCGAACTGAATCAGCATCTCATCGAGGACGAACGGCACCCGAATCCGATGAACACCGCCCAACTCATCGAAAGGATGAAAGAATGGTTGACAACCGATTACATCTGCTATGTGGCGAAGCAGAACGGACACATTGTCGGTTACTGTCTATACAGAGACGACGGTGGATACTACTATATGCGGCAATTGTATGTGGACAGAGCACACCGCCGAAAGGGTATCGCTACGCAACTGCTTGATTGGTTATACGAAAATGTATGGACGGATAAGAAGGTTAGGTTGGACGTACTTGCCCATAACAAGGATGCTGTCGCCTTTTACCAGAGATACGGCTTCAGAATCGGTGTTTTTAGAATGGAAAAATGA
- a CDS encoding phytanoyl-CoA dioxygenase family protein, translating to MTPKQKYLFDLRGYLHLENVLSSEELSNTQAAIERLVQGAPDELPPGISSGGEGFSNGFSADKSLEALTLHPVTWPIIKELTWNKPRFNRGSLVVNTHERQEMTPLHCAGEGFRWTRRYGVRDDQIFTNDVVAFFYFTDVYPGDGGLIVLPGSHKREFARPEHLFFPEQENIDAPLHPALVNVTPKAGDVVIITEMLTHGVLVWKPTDRDRRFLILRYKTQFFQDERGVRESFPPEVMERLAPETKALAAYGSEWEIKDLVKQDTVTLT from the coding sequence ATGACACCGAAACAGAAATACCTCTTTGACCTACGTGGCTACCTGCATTTAGAGAACGTCCTGTCGTCAGAAGAACTCAGCAACACACAAGCAGCGATCGAACGGCTTGTGCAGGGGGCACCAGATGAATTACCACCCGGAATTAGCAGCGGTGGTGAAGGTTTTTCAAACGGGTTCTCCGCCGACAAATCGCTTGAGGCATTAACACTACATCCTGTTACGTGGCCGATCATCAAAGAATTGACGTGGAACAAACCGCGTTTCAATCGCGGATCGCTTGTTGTGAATACGCACGAGCGACAGGAGATGACCCCGCTGCATTGTGCTGGGGAAGGTTTCCGTTGGACCCGACGGTATGGTGTTAGAGACGATCAGATTTTCACAAACGATGTCGTGGCTTTCTTCTATTTCACGGATGTCTATCCGGGGGACGGGGGTTTGATCGTTTTACCGGGTTCCCATAAGCGGGAGTTTGCGCGTCCTGAGCATCTGTTTTTCCCTGAACAGGAGAATATAGATGCCCCGCTCCATCCGGCTCTTGTCAATGTGACCCCGAAAGCAGGAGACGTTGTGATTATCACCGAGATGTTGACACACGGTGTGCTGGTGTGGAAACCGACAGATCGCGATCGGAGATTCCTTATTCTACGATATAAGACGCAGTTCTTCCAAGACGAGCGTGGTGTCCGCGAATCTTTCCCACCTGAAGTGATGGAGAGACTCGCTCCTGAGACGAAAGCGTTGGCGGCTTACGGCTCAGAGTGGGAAATAAAGGACCTTGTGAAACAGGATACTGTGACGTTGACGTAA
- a CDS encoding phytanoyl-CoA dioxygenase family protein, translating into MKYDNINRTFDCEPTLTDTQVLQYCRDGYLQLQGVVPDEINQRTCDYLNGDLPINPCFMPDGMTHADLERMRDTHEPSSILLEDWYIKHVLLNRELAGALRSLLGKDVGLPVLVSNHRVECPMPAQGWHHDADHVFGPETNFVEVFYFPQDTPMELGPTDLMPGSHIRSTSRDIAEKGVSSEGPAGSFVIHSQSILHRRGESTAEGLRHMLKYSYWRTVPPTRDWKEEPEFDIQTAEYGGHGVARYVAHMFYWLCGKGEEFRLIGGQAWPWSSINQIGPSYGFGHKEGYLPNWRKDNPDDYAIP; encoded by the coding sequence ATGAAATATGATAATATCAATCGCACCTTTGATTGTGAACCGACGCTCACCGATACACAGGTGCTGCAGTATTGTCGGGATGGCTACCTACAACTCCAAGGCGTCGTCCCAGACGAAATCAATCAGCGCACGTGCGATTATCTCAACGGTGATTTGCCGATCAATCCGTGTTTCATGCCCGACGGGATGACACACGCCGATTTAGAACGAATGCGGGATACGCACGAACCCAGCTCGATTCTGCTTGAGGATTGGTACATCAAGCATGTCCTTCTCAACCGAGAACTCGCCGGGGCATTGCGCTCATTGCTCGGTAAGGACGTTGGGTTACCTGTGTTAGTCAGCAACCATCGTGTTGAGTGCCCGATGCCTGCACAGGGGTGGCACCACGATGCCGATCACGTTTTTGGACCTGAAACCAATTTCGTCGAGGTCTTCTATTTCCCGCAGGATACACCGATGGAATTGGGTCCGACGGACCTTATGCCCGGTTCACACATCCGTTCCACAAGTCGAGATATAGCCGAGAAAGGGGTCTCAAGCGAAGGTCCTGCGGGTTCGTTTGTTATCCATTCGCAAAGCATCCTCCATCGGCGCGGTGAGTCCACAGCGGAAGGGCTGCGCCACATGCTGAAATACAGTTATTGGCGGACGGTTCCACCGACACGGGATTGGAAGGAAGAGCCAGAATTTGACATCCAAACCGCCGAATACGGCGGACACGGCGTGGCGAGATACGTGGCGCACATGTTCTACTGGCTCTGCGGCAAAGGTGAGGAATTCCGTCTCATCGGTGGGCAAGCATGGCCCTGGTCAAGCATCAATCAAATCGGACCCTCATACGGTTTTGGACACAAAGAAGGCTATCTTCCGAACTGGCGAAAGGACAATCCGGATGATTACGCAATCCCGTAG
- a CDS encoding CRTAC1 family protein, producing MGSGVALFDFDNDTDLDLYFVNGSDLPGATSSVPLTNRFYRNDGSAFTDITDETSVGDTGYGLGCCVGDYNNDGLTDLYVTNYGPNVLYRNNGDGTFTDVADTAAVAGNQFSSGCAFVDVDADGYLDLYVVNYVQFDPDTNPECFRQNIPTYCTPEALPGVADVFYRNNGDGTFTDVSKSIGIGTVSGKGLGVVCGDVDNDGDVDIFVANDTTPNFLYRNEQNGVAMTEDALFAGVALSEEGRAYSGMGANLGDFDNDGYLDIVITNFQDQTNSLYHNAQSGFFTEMSFATGIGERSLPYLAWGADFIDFNNDGWLDLFIANGHLDDNIVEIDPIGTYAQPNQLFLSDRGIRFSEIPDAAVAQQSVSRGTAFGDMDNDGDIDIVVSNLKDTPTVLRNDGGNTSQWLSIKLIGTHCNRDAIGVRVTVVSGGLTQLREVKSGSGYLSQNDLRLHFGLGAATSVDTLTVRWLCGSVQTLQNVETNQVLVISEN from the coding sequence ATTGGCAGTGGCGTCGCGCTCTTCGATTTTGACAATGATACAGATTTAGATCTCTATTTCGTCAACGGTAGCGATCTGCCGGGGGCGACTTCGTCAGTTCCACTGACAAACCGTTTTTACCGCAACGATGGTAGTGCTTTCACCGATATAACCGACGAGACATCTGTCGGTGATACGGGCTACGGATTAGGGTGCTGCGTCGGTGATTACAACAACGATGGTCTCACGGATCTCTATGTGACGAACTACGGTCCAAACGTGCTGTATCGCAACAATGGGGACGGCACTTTTACGGATGTCGCTGATACTGCCGCCGTTGCTGGCAATCAATTCAGTAGTGGCTGTGCTTTTGTAGACGTTGATGCCGATGGCTATCTGGATCTCTATGTTGTCAATTATGTCCAGTTCGATCCAGATACCAATCCAGAATGCTTCCGACAAAATATTCCAACGTATTGCACACCTGAAGCACTACCGGGTGTTGCCGATGTGTTCTACCGTAACAACGGGGACGGGACCTTCACGGATGTCTCGAAAAGCATAGGGATCGGCACAGTGAGTGGCAAAGGATTGGGGGTCGTCTGTGGTGATGTAGATAATGATGGGGATGTTGATATCTTTGTTGCCAACGATACGACACCTAATTTTCTTTATCGCAACGAGCAGAACGGTGTTGCGATGACGGAGGACGCTCTTTTCGCAGGTGTTGCACTCAGTGAGGAAGGGCGCGCCTATAGCGGGATGGGCGCGAATCTCGGTGATTTTGATAACGATGGCTATCTCGATATCGTGATTACGAATTTTCAGGATCAGACAAATAGTCTCTATCACAATGCCCAGAGTGGATTCTTTACTGAGATGAGTTTCGCCACAGGGATTGGTGAGCGGAGCCTTCCGTATTTGGCGTGGGGTGCCGATTTCATCGACTTTAACAATGACGGTTGGTTGGATCTGTTTATTGCCAACGGGCACCTTGATGACAATATCGTCGAGATTGATCCGATTGGCACGTACGCACAGCCAAATCAACTTTTCCTGAGTGATCGGGGTATCAGGTTTTCCGAAATCCCTGACGCGGCGGTAGCACAGCAGAGCGTCAGTCGAGGCACCGCTTTCGGTGATATGGATAACGATGGCGATATTGACATTGTTGTCTCTAACCTCAAAGACACGCCGACCGTTTTGCGGAACGACGGCGGTAACACGTCGCAGTGGCTGTCCATCAAACTCATCGGAACCCATTGCAACCGAGATGCAATTGGGGTACGGGTGACCGTAGTTTCTGGGGGGTTGACGCAGTTGCGGGAGGTTAAAAGTGGTTCGGGATACCTCAGTCAAAACGACCTCCGTTTACATTTTGGGTTGGGTGCCGCGACATCGGTTGATACGCTGACAGTGCGGTGGCTCTGTGGCAGCGTCCAAACCTTACAGAACGTTGAAACGAATCAGGTGCTTGTTATCTCCGAAAATTAG